The following are encoded together in the Salinibacterium sp. UTAS2018 genome:
- the kdpB gene encoding potassium-transporting ATPase subunit KdpB: MSTTITKTSPLPTPAEGAKNSHPTKRGSAFNFAALVAAVPGAFTKLDPRQMWRNPVMFIVEVGAVFTTVVAFAEPFLGGPVLSGGSAIPSTFSAGIALWLWLTVLFANLAESVAEGRGKAQAESLRSTRTSTSAFRVGAYDAMGDPDATKGELEELSSADLSLGDVVVITAGQLVPGDGDIIWGIASIDESAITGESAPVVRESGGDRSAVTGGTRVLSDRIVVRITSKPGETFVDRMINLVEGASRQKTPNEIALNVLLASLSIVFVVVTLTINPIASAVGTQVSLPVLIALLVCLIPTTIGALLSAIGIAGMDRLVQHNVLAMSGRAVEAAGDVTTLLLDKTGTITYGNRQASEFVPLNGVDVRELMQVSAEASLADPTPEGKSIVDLATARDVHVGDTSAGDVVPFTAQTRMSGLDRRDGTQLRKGAGSAVIAWIEEDTNLAASVIANLQHHVERISQSGGTPLVVALKAPGHTARILGVVHLKDIVKDGLRERFAEMRAMGIRTVMITGDNPLTAKAIAAEAGVDDFLAEATPEDKLALIRREQAGGNLVAMTGDGTNDAPALAQADVGVAMNTGTSAAKEAGNMVDLDSDPTKLIDIVRIGKQLLITRGALTTFSIANDIAKYFAIIPAMFAGVFPGLAVLNIMGLHSAASAVMSAIIFNAIVIVVLIPLALRGVKYRPLSASRILSRNLWLYGVGGVLAPFVGIKIIDLIVTLIPGF, translated from the coding sequence ATGTCCACCACTATCACCAAGACCTCCCCGTTACCCACACCCGCGGAGGGTGCAAAGAACAGTCACCCAACGAAGCGAGGCTCGGCGTTCAACTTCGCTGCTCTCGTCGCCGCTGTCCCAGGCGCTTTCACCAAGCTCGATCCTCGACAAATGTGGCGGAACCCCGTCATGTTCATCGTGGAAGTCGGAGCCGTGTTCACCACGGTAGTCGCGTTCGCAGAGCCGTTCCTTGGAGGCCCAGTGCTCTCGGGCGGCTCTGCCATCCCCTCGACCTTCTCCGCCGGAATCGCCCTCTGGCTGTGGCTGACCGTGCTATTTGCCAACCTTGCCGAATCTGTGGCAGAAGGTCGCGGAAAAGCTCAGGCAGAAAGTCTCCGCTCAACCCGCACCAGCACTAGCGCGTTCCGGGTTGGCGCCTACGACGCAATGGGAGACCCCGATGCCACGAAAGGCGAGCTGGAGGAGCTTTCTTCTGCGGATCTCAGTCTCGGGGATGTCGTCGTCATCACCGCCGGGCAGCTCGTACCCGGAGACGGCGACATCATCTGGGGTATCGCTTCCATAGATGAGTCTGCAATCACCGGAGAATCAGCACCCGTTGTGCGCGAATCTGGAGGCGACCGCAGTGCCGTGACAGGTGGCACCCGTGTTCTTTCCGACCGCATCGTCGTTCGGATCACCTCTAAGCCGGGTGAGACCTTCGTCGATCGAATGATCAACTTGGTCGAGGGAGCATCCCGCCAGAAAACCCCGAACGAGATCGCTCTCAACGTGCTTCTCGCGAGCCTCTCCATCGTGTTCGTTGTGGTCACGCTCACGATCAATCCGATTGCCTCCGCCGTCGGCACTCAGGTCTCACTGCCCGTCCTCATCGCGTTGCTTGTCTGCCTAATCCCCACCACGATCGGCGCGCTGCTTTCTGCCATCGGTATCGCCGGCATGGACCGACTAGTGCAACACAATGTGTTGGCGATGTCTGGGCGGGCAGTCGAGGCCGCTGGTGATGTGACTACCCTGTTGCTGGATAAGACCGGAACCATCACCTACGGCAACCGCCAAGCAAGCGAGTTCGTTCCGCTCAATGGTGTTGATGTGCGCGAGCTCATGCAGGTTTCCGCAGAAGCATCGCTCGCAGATCCGACCCCCGAGGGCAAGTCGATTGTCGATCTCGCGACGGCACGGGACGTGCACGTGGGGGACACATCCGCTGGCGACGTCGTGCCGTTCACCGCACAAACGCGCATGAGCGGGCTCGATCGACGTGACGGCACGCAACTACGAAAGGGTGCCGGCTCCGCGGTAATCGCCTGGATTGAGGAGGACACGAATCTCGCTGCCTCAGTCATTGCGAATCTTCAGCATCACGTGGAGCGCATATCGCAGAGTGGAGGAACGCCGCTCGTGGTTGCCCTGAAAGCTCCCGGTCACACGGCACGCATTCTCGGAGTAGTCCACCTCAAAGACATCGTCAAAGACGGCTTGAGGGAACGATTCGCCGAAATGCGGGCCATGGGTATCCGAACGGTGATGATCACCGGCGACAACCCGTTGACCGCCAAAGCTATCGCCGCTGAGGCTGGAGTGGATGACTTCCTCGCGGAGGCCACCCCCGAGGACAAGCTCGCGCTCATCCGCCGTGAGCAGGCGGGCGGAAACCTTGTCGCCATGACCGGTGACGGCACCAACGATGCGCCAGCGCTTGCCCAGGCGGATGTCGGCGTGGCCATGAACACAGGAACCTCTGCGGCAAAAGAGGCCGGCAACATGGTGGATCTCGATTCAGACCCCACCAAGCTCATCGACATCGTTCGGATAGGCAAGCAGTTGCTGATCACACGAGGTGCGCTGACGACGTTTTCGATCGCCAACGACATCGCCAAATATTTCGCGATCATCCCGGCCATGTTCGCCGGAGTGTTCCCGGGGTTGGCTGTGCTGAACATCATGGGGCTACACTCCGCGGCCTCCGCAGTGATGTCGGCGATCATTTTTAACGCAATTGTGATTGTGGTTTTGATCCCCCTCGCTCTGCGTGGCGTCAAATACCGCCCCCTCAGCGCATCCCGAATCCTTAGCCGCAATCTCTGGCTCTATGGCGTCGGCGGTGTGTTGGCGCCCTTCGTCGGCATTAAAATCATCGACCTTATCGTTACTTTGATTCCCGGATTCTAA